One region of Bacillus thuringiensis genomic DNA includes:
- a CDS encoding mersacidin family lantibiotic has protein sequence MNRNQIIEELAENHPAGAKLVEVSKDELARTYGGGDVQPETTPACGIAIAAWGAHELTYFYC, from the coding sequence ATGAATCGTAATCAAATTATTGAAGAATTAGCAGAAAATCATCCAGCAGGGGCTAAACTAGTTGAAGTTTCTAAAGATGAATTAGCACGCACTTATGGCGGTGGAGATGTTCAACCTGAAACTACTCCTGCTTGTGGTATTGCGATTGCAGCATGGGGTGCCCATGAATTAACATATTTTTATTGCTAA
- a CDS encoding IS6 family transposase gives MKKENLFKWKHYQPDLILLTVRWYLRYNLSFRDLVEMMKERGLSISHTTIMRWVHQYGPELDKRIRRHLKQTNDSWRVDETYIKVTGQWMYLYRAVDSKGNTIDFCLSKTRDQKAAKRFFKKALRSFHVSKQRVITVDKNPAYPIAIEQLKKEKSIPDGMQLRQQKYLNNIVEQDHRFIKKRIRSMLGLKSFDTTISILSEVEPMHMIKKEQIIQNQKEFVHQLFGLVA, from the coding sequence ATGAAAAAGGAAAATTTGTTTAAATGGAAGCATTATCAGCCTGATTTAATTTTGTTAACGGTAAGATGGTACCTACGGTATAACCTCAGTTTTCGTGATTTGGTGGAAATGATGAAGGAACGGGGTTTATCTATTTCTCATACTACGATTATGCGTTGGGTTCATCAGTATGGTCCTGAATTGGACAAACGAATTCGTCGTCACCTCAAGCAAACCAATGACTCTTGGAGAGTTGATGAAACATATATAAAAGTTACAGGGCAATGGATGTACCTGTACCGTGCTGTTGATTCGAAAGGAAACACAATCGATTTTTGTCTAAGCAAAACAAGAGACCAAAAGGCTGCAAAGCGCTTTTTCAAGAAAGCTTTGCGGTCTTTTCATGTTTCAAAGCAACGTGTGATAACAGTCGATAAGAATCCGGCTTATCCTATAGCAATTGAACAGTTGAAAAAAGAAAAAAGCATACCTGATGGTATGCAACTTAGACAACAAAAGTACTTGAATAATATAGTAGAACAAGATCATCGTTTTATAAAGAAGCGTATCCGTTCTATGCTAGGGCTCAAATCTTTTGACACAACTATATCCATTCTTTCTGAAGTAGAACCCATGCATATGATTAAAAAAGAACAGATTATCCAAAATCAGAAAGAATTCGTCCATCAATTGTTTGGACTTGTAGCATAA
- a CDS encoding class I SAM-dependent methyltransferase codes for MNKLFEILKNNSSCEPFEPGKDNIWTSEKFSDFVLSSYLNPNIPGGGKDSDQIEEYVTLINSYTSKGKNLLDIGCGAGLYCEKLYNTGLNVTGIDISEKAISHAKKQATSKNLNINYICDDVFTVSFEEKFDIIIILYKTFATFSKAERDKLLLRLYNLLAEDGIIILDVPPVNEFKEYNEINLWAPLDKGNIIIDDACLNLISNKKYPENILLNTTIYITSENEVFHFNDWLKFFTKDEIKNELLENHFNVKKILNTKDNSLAIVCTKN; via the coding sequence ATGAATAAATTATTTGAAATCTTAAAAAACAATTCTTCATGTGAACCTTTTGAACCTGGAAAAGATAATATTTGGACATCAGAAAAATTTTCTGATTTTGTATTAAGCTCTTATTTAAATCCAAATATTCCTGGAGGTGGTAAGGATTCTGATCAAATCGAAGAATATGTAACATTAATAAATAGTTATACCTCTAAAGGTAAAAACCTGTTAGATATAGGTTGCGGTGCTGGGTTATATTGTGAAAAACTTTATAACACTGGGTTAAATGTTACAGGAATTGATATTTCTGAAAAAGCAATTTCTCATGCAAAAAAACAGGCTACAAGCAAAAATTTAAATATTAATTATATTTGTGATGATGTTTTTACGGTTTCCTTTGAAGAAAAATTTGATATCATTATTATTTTATATAAAACATTTGCTACTTTTTCAAAAGCAGAAAGAGATAAATTGCTTTTAAGACTTTATAATTTATTGGCTGAAGACGGTATTATTATTTTAGATGTTCCTCCTGTAAATGAATTTAAAGAATATAACGAAATAAACTTATGGGCCCCTTTAGATAAGGGTAATATTATAATCGACGATGCTTGCTTAAATTTAATATCAAATAAAAAATATCCTGAAAATATACTTTTAAATACTACGATATACATTACTTCAGAAAATGAAGTATTTCACTTTAACGATTGGCTTAAATTCTTCACAAAAGATGAAATTAAAAATGAACTCTTAGAAAATCATTTTAACGTAAAAAAAATCTTAAATACTAAAGACAATTCCTTAGCTATTGTATGTACTAAAAATTAA
- a CDS encoding ABC transporter permease, giving the protein MNKFWTIFKFTYLKKILSNSFIFVSLIFIIGIIGIMNIDKIEKIFLDYEKKSIAIVTSDNNIYSTIKENMPYINPDASFKKTTKNEAYKLLESNNISHIYLIDSNPNNTLNAKVIYNDSIEQVEKDRLQQLLSQIQFTNKSIEYKLTPEEINDLRSPSNVVTEKFTNSDEPNNSKESELIKSIAYISIFIMFIITLNYSNQAALEIATEKNSKVMEMIITSVSPIVHLWGKILALIASALTQVLIITITIVTCYFVFDGKSLFENLNFEINEDVIGVFILSLIYIFIGLTTFIILAMIIGSMTTNLENISQAVMPINILLFIPVYLIIFNIDSPEDSLVKITSFIPFFSPFTMMLRITTPEVSIYEILISIAFSILVIILLSWFASRSYKTSLLSFDTNFIQSIKKIILKN; this is encoded by the coding sequence GTGAATAAATTTTGGACTATTTTTAAATTTACTTACTTAAAAAAAATTTTAAGTAACTCCTTTATATTTGTTTCTCTTATTTTTATTATTGGTATCATTGGTATTATGAACATAGATAAAATCGAGAAAATTTTTTTAGATTATGAGAAAAAATCGATTGCCATTGTAACGTCCGATAATAATATATACAGTACAATAAAAGAAAATATGCCTTATATCAATCCAGACGCTTCATTTAAAAAAACTACTAAAAATGAGGCATACAAACTTTTAGAATCGAACAATATTTCTCATATTTATTTAATAGATTCAAATCCAAATAATACTCTAAATGCAAAGGTAATTTATAATGATTCGATTGAACAGGTAGAAAAAGATAGACTTCAACAATTATTATCCCAAATTCAGTTCACAAATAAATCGATTGAATATAAATTAACACCTGAAGAAATTAATGATTTAAGAAGCCCTAGCAATGTAGTTACAGAAAAATTTACAAATAGTGATGAGCCTAATAATTCAAAGGAATCAGAATTAATAAAATCGATTGCTTATATAAGTATATTTATTATGTTTATAATAACCCTGAATTATTCTAATCAAGCAGCTCTAGAAATTGCTACTGAAAAAAATTCAAAAGTTATGGAAATGATTATTACAAGCGTCTCTCCTATAGTTCATTTATGGGGAAAAATCCTAGCTTTAATCGCTTCTGCTCTAACACAAGTTTTGATTATAACAATAACTATTGTTACATGCTATTTTGTATTTGACGGTAAATCTTTATTTGAAAATCTAAATTTCGAGATTAACGAAGATGTTATTGGAGTATTTATTTTAAGTTTAATATACATTTTCATTGGCCTCACAACTTTTATTATTTTAGCAATGATTATAGGTTCTATGACTACAAATTTAGAAAATATTAGTCAAGCTGTTATGCCTATAAACATTCTACTCTTTATACCTGTTTATTTAATTATATTCAATATTGATTCACCAGAAGATTCTTTAGTAAAAATCACAAGTTTTATACCTTTCTTCTCTCCATTTACAATGATGCTAAGAATCACTACACCAGAAGTATCAATATACGAAATATTGATTTCAATTGCTTTTTCTATTCTTGTAATAATTTTATTATCTTGGTTTGCTAGTAGAAGTTACAAAACTTCCTTATTATCTTTTGACACAAATTTCATTCAATCAATTAAAAAAATTATTCTTAAAAACTAA
- a CDS encoding ABC transporter ATP-binding protein: protein MLLQVKNVTKKFRNFTAVENISFELEKGDMFGFLGKNGAGKSTTFRLILGLLVPTSGEIFFDGKPFSKDNFDQIGFLPEERGLHTKLTVEEELIYMGSLKNMKKKELKVKIDYWLEKFEILQNKKKKISDLSKGNQQKIQLIASIMHNPKLLILDEPFSGLDPINVELLKAAIKELNTLGTTIIFSSHRLEHIEELCNKVGILKSGKLEAYGSVDDVKSKTKYKHIIIESKEDFSHLQEINGVKNLEIYNNTITLKVTDENTCKLIFNEISKKSFVKRFQILEPTIKDIFIEIMKKETVEKAGDVSE, encoded by the coding sequence TTGTTGTTACAAGTTAAAAATGTGACTAAAAAATTTAGAAATTTCACTGCTGTAGAAAATATTAGTTTTGAACTCGAAAAAGGCGATATGTTTGGTTTTTTGGGGAAAAATGGTGCCGGAAAATCTACTACTTTTCGATTAATTTTAGGTTTATTAGTTCCAACATCAGGGGAAATTTTCTTTGATGGAAAGCCCTTTTCTAAAGATAACTTTGATCAGATAGGTTTTCTACCTGAAGAACGCGGTCTTCACACAAAATTAACTGTCGAAGAAGAGCTAATTTATATGGGCAGTCTTAAAAATATGAAAAAAAAAGAGTTAAAAGTGAAAATAGATTATTGGCTAGAAAAATTTGAAATACTTCAAAACAAAAAAAAGAAAATCTCTGATTTATCAAAAGGTAATCAACAAAAAATACAATTAATAGCAAGTATAATGCATAACCCAAAACTTTTAATCTTAGATGAACCATTTAGTGGCTTAGATCCCATTAATGTAGAATTATTGAAAGCAGCAATAAAAGAACTTAATACTTTAGGAACTACGATAATATTTAGCTCACATAGACTAGAACACATAGAAGAACTTTGTAACAAAGTTGGCATTCTAAAAAGTGGAAAGCTAGAAGCTTATGGTTCTGTTGATGATGTTAAGTCTAAAACAAAATATAAACATATCATTATTGAAAGTAAAGAAGATTTTTCACACCTTCAAGAAATTAATGGAGTTAAAAATCTGGAGATTTATAATAATACCATAACCTTGAAAGTTACAGACGAGAATACATGTAAGTTAATTTTTAATGAGATTTCAAAAAAGTCTTTTGTTAAAAGATTTCAAATTCTTGAACCGACAATAAAAGATATCTTTATTGAAATAATGAAAAAAGAAACAGTGGAAAAAGCAGGTGACGTAAGTGAATAA
- a CDS encoding S8 family peptidase, with the protein MVLKGILDPTLNEFNWNYKKILLNKEPYHLKDTVTIGIIDSGIDITNPYLKDKIVQGRSFVSSAYTKDDTGHGTQIFGILDNLIKGANYKFYKVMDNEITNSLNLVKAIIAAVDDGVDIINISLGIYKNSQTESDQIIINSFKKAINYARNNNVLIVASAGNNGLNMDEYPHIIHLPSDLEYVINVGSSDKHNDLTSYTNHGENVNIIAPSGEWIAKDDKILFSEMIITYGKESSFLKNNPNYNGIPKGLVLSYGTSLAPPQVAAAFAVVIDKYKNLSIDEYKSIVFENSSEISHNTTKYKEIRIVY; encoded by the coding sequence ATGGTATTAAAAGGTATATTAGACCCTACACTTAATGAATTTAATTGGAATTATAAAAAAATTTTATTAAATAAAGAACCTTATCATTTAAAAGATACAGTAACTATCGGCATCATAGACAGTGGTATTGATATTACTAATCCTTATTTGAAGGATAAAATAGTGCAAGGAAGGTCATTTGTTTCTTCAGCATATACCAAAGATGACACTGGGCATGGAACACAGATTTTTGGTATATTAGACAATTTGATAAAAGGTGCAAATTATAAATTTTACAAAGTTATGGACAATGAGATTACCAATTCTTTGAATTTAGTAAAAGCAATTATTGCTGCTGTAGACGATGGTGTTGATATTATTAATATAAGTTTGGGAATTTATAAAAATTCCCAAACTGAATCTGATCAAATTATAATTAATTCTTTTAAAAAGGCCATTAATTATGCGAGAAATAACAATGTTTTAATAGTAGCTTCTGCTGGTAACAACGGATTAAATATGGACGAGTATCCTCATATAATTCACTTACCTAGTGACCTTGAATACGTAATAAACGTTGGTAGCTCTGATAAGCATAATGATTTAACAAGTTATACCAATCACGGGGAAAATGTAAATATTATAGCTCCTTCTGGAGAATGGATAGCAAAAGATGATAAAATTCTTTTTTCTGAAATGATAATAACTTATGGAAAAGAATCTTCATTTTTAAAAAATAATCCGAATTATAATGGTATACCTAAAGGGTTGGTTTTGAGCTACGGCACAAGCTTAGCTCCTCCTCAAGTAGCTGCTGCTTTTGCTGTTGTAATAGATAAATATAAAAACTTATCTATTGATGAATATAAAAGCATAGTTTTCGAAAATTCAAGTGAAATTTCCCATAACACAACTAAATATAAAGAAATAAGAATAGTTTATTAA
- a CDS encoding type 2 lanthipeptide synthetase LanM family protein, protein MENNFIKSLTINERAENNLVCPNEIKTSNWFSRKTLLKEKDIDAMISQQYSNYDTFTAGIGDVKSGLCESFSYKDYPWIQEFYTYIDKYEETYLLEDSKKTIDYSARFLIQDVKKFIYDTTQKNEYFSFEEEFLINVTDAYISEIMTLMNQTIISDMNDYKRANLLTGKDKYQRFQSYLNIRFGNVKKIKEFYNNYLYAIKIIITRTNYFKENFKLLINSLDENFYEFKNQLGIKENVITSINMAMGDTHDRGKSVSILNFPNKQKIVYKPKNLEIAKKIDLFMSYLNKHMESNFYIPRRLVKEKYAFEEFVEQEDLESSKDAADFYTNYGSLLGLAYIINGSDFHYENIIAYKSHPVIIDMETFFHEPAPLYYDQELKSIIRNELAESVIGTSMLPIKIMKERSMEPNQGVDLSGLSFGRHKFPFNILVIKDPSTDEMRYEWDESYIDECNNVPTKNGKIYPYIEYKKYIYEGFINFLKKIEQNKKEIEIYIKKNFANIKVRQIVRPTQKYTDLLRYSYHPSCMQDAIEREKVLHNLWAYSYNNKLIAKYEFEEMMLGDIPQFFINTSEKHLYTNDNQKIENSFKETPLEIVIRKIKHLNKNTISQQLNIVKSTFQDFKFQNYTNMDYSQNKQDSISEEAIRGFINEINEYIIKNAIISEKDSFLTFLDINDGFETEVLSLSEGLYNGLSGVYIFLVANDYLNNNKANLTYRKYISNLILNTENDSKINAFFSKTSMIYPLLVEYSLLKEKNSLDLAILLADEAMEKPILSNSDWIYGSLNMIPVYYALYKITKIEKYLTFSLEIAEKIEFKESEFIGFAHGNSSLYYINSLIGSFTSYDIEKIVAEEDSYIVNNKWKSEKAKNTFFSGWCKGDLGIEISRISSFNNHSSNFLNLCNESISLKNNNTLCHGNSALLELLIQMKNKNLISSQKYEEEVNYIIKSMFNTHRTLKTYNVYSGLKGDSFGLFTGVSGVGYQLIRLLDNKLPNILLFETPCEFK, encoded by the coding sequence ATGGAAAATAATTTTATTAAATCCTTAACTATAAATGAAAGAGCTGAGAATAACTTAGTATGTCCTAATGAAATCAAAACCAGCAACTGGTTTTCAAGAAAAACATTATTAAAAGAAAAAGATATAGATGCTATGATTTCTCAACAATATTCTAATTACGATACATTTACAGCTGGCATTGGTGACGTGAAGTCAGGTTTATGTGAAAGTTTTTCTTATAAAGACTATCCATGGATTCAAGAGTTTTATACATACATAGATAAATATGAAGAAACTTATTTACTCGAAGATTCAAAAAAAACGATAGACTACTCTGCTCGTTTTTTGATTCAGGATGTCAAAAAATTCATATATGATACCACTCAAAAAAATGAATATTTTTCATTTGAAGAAGAATTCTTAATTAATGTGACAGACGCTTACATTTCAGAAATTATGACTTTAATGAATCAAACTATTATATCTGATATGAATGATTATAAAAGAGCCAATTTATTAACTGGAAAAGATAAATATCAAAGATTTCAATCATATCTAAATATACGCTTTGGAAACGTTAAGAAAATCAAAGAATTTTATAATAATTATCTCTACGCAATAAAGATAATTATCACAAGAACCAACTATTTTAAAGAAAACTTTAAATTGCTAATCAATAGTTTAGATGAAAATTTTTATGAATTTAAAAACCAATTAGGTATAAAAGAAAATGTTATTACATCGATAAATATGGCGATGGGGGATACTCATGATCGAGGAAAATCTGTATCAATCTTGAATTTCCCAAATAAACAAAAAATAGTGTATAAACCTAAAAACTTAGAAATTGCTAAAAAAATTGATTTATTTATGTCGTATTTAAATAAACATATGGAGAGTAATTTTTATATACCAAGGAGACTGGTGAAAGAAAAGTATGCATTTGAAGAATTTGTTGAACAAGAGGATTTAGAATCGTCTAAAGATGCTGCTGATTTTTACACAAATTATGGGTCTTTATTAGGATTAGCTTACATTATAAATGGAAGTGATTTCCATTACGAGAATATCATTGCATATAAAAGCCACCCAGTAATTATAGATATGGAAACTTTTTTCCACGAGCCAGCTCCTTTATACTACGATCAAGAATTAAAAAGTATTATTCGAAATGAATTAGCTGAATCTGTAATTGGGACTAGTATGTTGCCTATAAAAATTATGAAAGAGCGCTCAATGGAACCTAATCAGGGGGTTGATTTAAGCGGTTTAAGTTTTGGTAGACATAAATTCCCTTTTAATATTCTAGTAATAAAAGATCCAAGCACGGATGAAATGAGATATGAATGGGATGAATCTTATATAGATGAATGTAATAATGTTCCAACTAAAAATGGCAAGATTTATCCTTATATAGAATACAAAAAATATATATATGAAGGTTTTATAAATTTTTTAAAGAAAATAGAACAAAACAAAAAAGAAATTGAAATATATATAAAGAAAAATTTTGCAAATATTAAAGTTCGACAGATAGTTAGACCCACTCAAAAATATACAGATTTATTGAGATATTCTTATCATCCAAGTTGTATGCAGGATGCAATTGAAAGAGAAAAAGTTTTGCATAATCTTTGGGCGTACTCATATAACAATAAATTAATCGCTAAATATGAATTTGAAGAAATGATGTTAGGTGATATACCACAATTCTTTATTAATACCAGTGAAAAACACTTATATACTAATGATAACCAAAAAATAGAAAATTCTTTTAAAGAAACTCCTTTAGAAATAGTTATTAGAAAAATTAAGCATTTGAATAAAAATACAATTTCACAGCAATTAAATATTGTAAAAAGTACTTTCCAGGATTTTAAATTCCAAAATTATACAAATATGGATTATTCACAGAATAAACAGGACTCAATTTCAGAAGAAGCTATCCGTGGGTTTATAAATGAAATAAATGAATATATTATAAAGAATGCAATTATTAGCGAAAAAGATAGTTTTTTAACATTTCTTGATATTAACGATGGTTTTGAAACTGAAGTTCTTTCACTATCAGAAGGATTATATAATGGTTTATCAGGGGTTTATATTTTTTTAGTAGCAAATGATTATTTAAATAATAATAAAGCTAACCTTACTTATAGGAAATATATATCAAATTTAATATTGAATACAGAAAATGATTCAAAGATCAATGCATTTTTCAGTAAGACCAGTATGATTTATCCTTTATTGGTAGAGTATTCCTTATTGAAAGAAAAAAATAGCCTAGATTTAGCTATTCTTCTTGCTGATGAAGCAATGGAGAAACCAATTTTATCAAATAGTGATTGGATTTATGGAAGTCTTAATATGATTCCGGTATATTACGCTTTATATAAAATAACGAAAATAGAGAAATACCTTACTTTTTCACTTGAAATTGCTGAGAAAATAGAGTTTAAAGAATCTGAATTTATTGGTTTTGCACATGGTAATAGCTCTCTATACTACATTAATAGTTTAATAGGATCTTTCACTTCATATGATATTGAGAAAATAGTAGCAGAAGAAGATTCATATATAGTTAATAATAAGTGGAAGAGCGAAAAAGCGAAAAATACATTTTTTAGTGGATGGTGTAAAGGAGATTTAGGTATAGAAATTTCAAGAATTTCTTCTTTCAATAATCATTCCTCTAATTTCCTAAATCTTTGCAATGAAAGTATTTCATTGAAAAATAATAATACTCTATGTCATGGAAATTCTGCTTTGTTAGAATTATTAATTCAGATGAAAAATAAAAATTTAATAAGTTCTCAAAAATACGAAGAAGAAGTTAATTATATCATTAAATCAATGTTTAACACGCACCGTACATTAAAAACCTATAATGTATACTCAGGCTTAAAAGGAGATTCTTTTGGCTTATTTACTGGCGTTTCAGGAGTAGGATATCAATTAATTAGATTGTTGGATAATAAATTACCTAATATTTTACTTTTTGAAACTCCGTGTGAGTTTAAATAA
- a CDS encoding lichenicidin A2 family type 2 lantibiotic produces the protein MFTNNKEVVPSFEDLSLEEMYALQDDTGVEAEISPTTTSSAFCIGAGVGLFASAVQC, from the coding sequence ATGTTTACTAACAATAAAGAAGTTGTACCTTCATTTGAAGATCTTTCTTTAGAAGAAATGTACGCTTTACAAGATGATACTGGTGTTGAGGCTGAAATTAGCCCTACAACTACAAGTTCTGCTTTCTGTATTGGTGCTGGCGTCGGTTTATTTGCATCTGCAGTACAATGTTAA
- a CDS encoding lichenicidin A2 family type 2 lantibiotic: MFTNNKEVVPSFEDLSLEEMYALQDDTGVEAEISPSTTSSAFCVGAGLGALTTLTIKKC, translated from the coding sequence ATGTTTACTAACAATAAAGAAGTTGTACCTTCATTTGAAGATCTTTCTTTAGAAGAAATGTATGCTTTACAAGATGATACTGGTGTTGAGGCTGAAATCTCACCTTCTACTACAAGCTCTGCATTTTGTGTTGGTGCTGGTTTAGGCGCTCTAACGACTTTAACTATTAAAAAATGTTAA
- a CDS encoding lichenicidin A2 family type 2 lantibiotic: MFTNNKEVVPSFEDLSLEEMYALQDDTGVEAEISPSTTSSAFCVGAGLGALTTLTIKKC, translated from the coding sequence ATGTTTACTAACAATAAAGAGGTTGTACCTTCATTTGAAGATCTTTCTTTAGAAGAAATGTATGCTTTACAAGATGATACTGGTGTTGAGGCTGAAATCTCACCTTCTACTACAAGCTCTGCATTTTGTGTTGGTGCTGGTTTAGGCGCTCTAACGACTTTAACTATTAAAAAATGTTAA
- a CDS encoding lichenicidin A2 family type 2 lantibiotic, which yields MFTNNKEVVPSFEDLSLEEMYALQDDTGVEAEISPTTTSSAFCIGAGVGLFASAVKC from the coding sequence ATGTTTACTAACAATAAAGAAGTTGTACCTTCATTTGAAGATCTTTCTTTAGAAGAAATGTACGCTTTACAAGATGATACTGGTGTTGAGGCTGAAATTAGCCCTACAACTACAAGTTCTGCTTTCTGTATTGGTGCTGGTGTTGGTTTATTTGCATCTGCAGTAAAATGCTAA
- a CDS encoding lichenicidin A2 family type 2 lantibiotic, producing the protein MFENKEKRSVVPSFEDLSLEEMNALQDDTGVEAEISPSTTSSAFCVGAGLGALTTLTIKKC; encoded by the coding sequence ATGTTTGAAAACAAAGAAAAACGCTCTGTGGTTCCTTCATTTGAAGATCTTTCTTTAGAAGAAATGAATGCCTTACAAGATGATACTGGTGTTGAGGCTGAAATCTCACCTTCTACTACAAGCTCTGCATTTTGTGTTGGTGCTGGTTTAGGCGCTCTAACGACTTTAACTATTAAAAAATGTTAA